The DNA window CGTTTCCGCCGGTTTCGGCGAGGGGGAGGGACGCGGGCGGGCGGTCACTGCGCGTTGAGCGCGGCGGTCGGCGGAGTGCGGGACGCCCGGATCGCCGGGTACAGCCCCGCGACGGCGCCGATGACGACCGTGACCGCCAGCCCCGCCAGAACCACCAGCATCGGCAGGGCGAAGAGCCACCCGTTGACCGCCGTCATGCCGTAGGTCACGCCCACGCCTATGACGCATCCCAGCGCGCCGCCCAGCCCCGCCAGGAGCAGCGCCTCGGCGAGGAACTGGATGAGGATGTGGCGGCGCATGGCCCCCAGCGCCCGGCGCAGGCCGATCTCGCGGCGCCGCTCCAGCACCGAGATGATCATGGTGTTGGCCACCCCGATGCCGCCCACGAGCAGGGCGATTGAGCCGACCCCCGCCAGCAGGGTGGTGAAGGCCTGATCGGCGGCGTTCTTGGCGGCCAGGGCGTCCGAGGGCCGCGAGACCTTGACGGCGCCCGGCGCCTGGGGCGAGATCGTGGGGCCGATCAGGGACCGCACCCGCTCGACGGCGGAGTCCTCGCTGCGCTCGTAGATGGTGGTGGGATTGGCCTCGTGGCCGAACAGCTGCTTGGCCACGGACTCCCCGATGAGCGCCGCGTTGTCGAGCTCGGGGGCCAGCGCGGAGGGCTTGAGGATCCCGACCACGGTGAAGTACGTCCCGCCGAGCCACACCTGGGTCCCGGGCTCCACCACGCCCAGGCGCTGGGCGGCGGTGGCCCCGAGCACGGTCGCCGGGTAGGAGGACGTGGCCTCGTTGAGCCAGGATCCCTTGTCGACCTCGCCGGCGACGACGTCGAGCAGCCCCTTCTCGGCCACGAGGGTCGCAATGCCGCCGGTGGCCTGCTTGTCGCTCAGGGCGCTGCGGTAGACGGAGGCGGACTTGACCAGCGAGGTCGAGCTCGCCTGCTGGATGCCGTCGATCTGCCTGATCCGTCCCACGGCATCGGTGGGGAGCTTGATGTTCGTGCCGCTGAAGTCGGCCCCCGGGGTGACGGTGAGCATATTGGTGCCCAGGGACTCCAGCTGGGCCGTGAGCTGGGCGCGGCTGGAGGTGGAGATGCCGACGACGGCGATCATGGCGGCAATGCCGATGGCAATGCCCAGGGCGGACAGGAAGGCGCGCATCGGCCGGGCGCGCAGGCCGGTGCCGGCCAGGCGCAGGACGTCCGAGCCGCGCAGGCGCGGGTGCTGCAGTCTCTCCTTGCTCATGGTTGCTCCTT is part of the Actinomyces sp. oral taxon 414 genome and encodes:
- a CDS encoding ABC transporter permease; this encodes MSKERLQHPRLRGSDVLRLAGTGLRARPMRAFLSALGIAIGIAAMIAVVGISTSSRAQLTAQLESLGTNMLTVTPGADFSGTNIKLPTDAVGRIRQIDGIQQASSTSLVKSASVYRSALSDKQATGGIATLVAEKGLLDVVAGEVDKGSWLNEATSSYPATVLGATAAQRLGVVEPGTQVWLGGTYFTVVGILKPSALAPELDNAALIGESVAKQLFGHEANPTTIYERSEDSAVERVRSLIGPTISPQAPGAVKVSRPSDALAAKNAADQAFTTLLAGVGSIALLVGGIGVANTMIISVLERRREIGLRRALGAMRRHILIQFLAEALLLAGLGGALGCVIGVGVTYGMTAVNGWLFALPMLVVLAGLAVTVVIGAVAGLYPAIRASRTPPTAALNAQ